The genomic stretch AATTAAGCTTGCACGATCTCCGGCCATGAAGCTCGCCGCCGCCCTCCTCGTCCTCTGTTTCCTCTGCTCGCTGCAGCAGCGGTCCGGCGCCCAGAGCTGCAATGATGCGGGCTTCTCCGACGGCATGAGCTACGAGGTCTGCAACCCCCTCTCCGTCCTCAACTCCGTGCTCCATTACACCTACCACGCGTCGAACGGCACCGTCGACATCGCGTACCGCGCGTGGCAGTCCGCCAGCGGGTGGGTCGCCTGGGCCATCAACCCCGACGGGGTAGGCATGATCGGCGCCAACGCGTTCCTTGCCTTCCACAACGGAAGCTCTGTCATGCTCTACACCACCGTGTTCACCAACACAAACCCCGCGCCGTCGGACATCACCGACGGGAACCTCACCTTCACGGTGCACAGCCGGATGGCGGAGTACTCCTCCGCCGGCGGGTACTACACCATCTACGCCTCGTTGGATCTCCCTAGGAACCGGACGTCGCAGAGCACGGTGTGGCAGGCGTCCACCTCCTTCAGCGGCAGCGTGCCGTTTGGCCACGCGTATACGGGGAACAACATCATATCGACGTCGACGATGAATTTTCTGTCCGGCCAGTCGACTTCCGCAGGAGGGATACCGAGGCTCCACCGGAAGAACGTACGTCTTTATTCTCAGAATTCCCTCCGAGAATTTGCCCTGTTTTGTTCTAATTCTGATGCAgatcttcttcttcgtcttcctTTTTCCCCTTTTGCTTTTTGCGTCTTGAATCTTTTCCCCAAAACTGTTCTTCATGCTGATTCCCATCAGATTCACGGCGTGGTGAACGCGATCAGCTGGGGAATTCTCCTCCCCATCGGAGCCATCATAGCGAGGTACATGAAGGTGTTCAAGTCCGCCGATCCCGCCTGGTTCTACCTCCACG from Zingiber officinale cultivar Zhangliang chromosome 5B, Zo_v1.1, whole genome shotgun sequence encodes the following:
- the LOC121985053 gene encoding cytochrome b561 and DOMON domain-containing protein At5g47530-like; the encoded protein is MKLAAALLVLCFLCSLQQRSGAQSCNDAGFSDGMSYEVCNPLSVLNSVLHYTYHASNGTVDIAYRAWQSASGWVAWAINPDGVGMIGANAFLAFHNGSSVMLYTTVFTNTNPAPSDITDGNLTFTVHSRMAEYSSAGGYYTIYASLDLPRNRTSQSTVWQASTSFSGSVPFGHAYTGNNIISTSTMNFLSGQSTSAGGIPRLHRKNIHGVVNAISWGILLPIGAIIARYMKVFKSADPAWFYLHVACQCSGYIIGLSGWILGLQLGSDSKGITYHKHRNLGIAIFTLATVQVFALFLRPNKDHKHRLFWNIYHYAIGYGVIVMSIVNIFEGFDILDPEKKWKNAYIAIIATLGAVALALEAVTWPIVIIRRSSDDKAPHAGHGENGYA